The Humulus lupulus chromosome 4, drHumLupu1.1, whole genome shotgun sequence genome has a window encoding:
- the LOC133833146 gene encoding uncharacterized protein LOC133833146: MSKLMFVNTIVHCFMVRMQMQCHVLYASLVVIILVMAPGRRTTRSTAQSQQVEPVIDPPAPPSQVFRTTRSRIENQQVEPVIDPPAPPTQVIRTTRSSLENQQVCRTTRSTVLSQRPRTIAQSNVEREHPQGSTHPTVQGEQVNVTTHVDTEDDNQSSQVPSGQTSSFKPRGVTRGLTTTTIAKASSTGKLLVTFNVKCRQPICTNAEKFNNEIGFIIRNHGTFHYKEWRMVPEDVRAPLRHYLLEHFDINLNDETTKKCIDEQMRKAWKGHKYKLHLYFKEIGGENDLEMAKSKRHPDLKEEHQEDWMILCDRWCSPEFKERALKNTTNRSKRKWESKNGSVSTPRHHIRRGMVLTSPTGQIETWRLKHYDVEKGWTGIELGPLYVSNLNFYLLYFLLIIN, from the exons AATTTTAGTCATGGCACCTGGTCGTCGCACCACTCGATCTACTGCTCAAAGTCAACAAGTTGAACCAGTCATTGATCCTCCTGCTCCACCTTCACAAGTTTTTCGCACTACTCGGTCGAGAATAGAGAATCAACAAGTTGAACCAGTCATTGATCCTCCTGCTCCACCTACACAAGTTATTCGCACTACTCGGTCGAGTTTAGAGAATCAACAAGTTTGTCGCACCACTCGATCTACGGTACTCAGTCAACGACCTAGAACCATCGCACAATCTAATGTAGAGAGAGAACACCCTCAAGGCTCCACACACCCTACTGTACAGGGTGAACAAGTCAATGTGACGACCCATGTTGATACCGAAGATGATAATCAATCTTCCCAAGTTCCATCAG GACAAACATCTTCCTTTAAGCCACGTGGAGTTACTCGCGGCTTGACAACTACAACTATAGCTAAGGCATCATCAACTGGAAAGTTGTTAGTGACTTTTAATGTGAAGTGCCGTCAACCAATTTGTACTAATGCTGAGAAATTTAATAATGAGATTGGATTCATTATTCGGAATCATGGTACATTTCATTATAAAGAGTGGAGAATGGTCCCAGAAGATGTGAGAGCTCCATTGCGACACTATCTTTTG gaACATTTTGACATCAACTTGAATGATGAGACAACTAAAAAATGCATTGATGAGCAAATGAGAAAAGCTTGGAAGGGTCATAAGTACAAGCTGCACTTATATTTCAAAGAAATTGGAGGAGAAAACGATCTTGAGATGGCCAAGAGCAAGCGTCATCCAGACTTAAAAGAAGAACATCAAGAAGATTGGATGATTTTGTGTGATCGTTGGTGTTCTCCTGAATTTAAG GAAAGAGCATTAAAGAATACTACCAATCGATCAAAGAGGAAATGGGAGTCGAAAAATGGTTCAGTCTCCACACCACGACATCACATTCGACGTGGAATGGTGTTAACTTCTCCTACCGGTCAAATTGAGACATGGCGTCTAAAGCATTATGATGTTGAGAAAGGATGGACTGGAATAGAGCTTGGGCCATTATATGtaagtaatttaaatttttatttattatatttcttactaataattaattaa